The sequence GCTCTGCGCAATCGTGGCCGGCCTGATGACATGGATCGGGTGTGAACTCTTTGGGTCGCCGGACTCCATGTGGCCGCCACAATTGGTCGGCTTCCTCATGGCCGTCGCAGGCATGATTATGGGATCGTTGCTGCTGCCGCTCGGTGGCTCTCCGTTATTGCGACCGATCGGCGACCCTTCTCTCCGTGTTGGTTCACCTACGGTGCCGCTCACGACTATTGATCGTAACGAGTAATGGCGACGAACGCTGCTACTCAGCGTTGCTTCTATTCCGGGACGAGACTGGAAACTCGGTTGCCATGGAAGCGGAGAAATGAATGGAGAAAGCCGGTTTCGATGGTCAGTGGTTCAACGTATAGCGGACCAGGCGGCGGACTTCGTCAACCGTAAACGGTTTTTGGAGGATCTCTCGCGCTCCGAACAGTTTGGCTATACTCAAAAAATTGCGATCACCGGTGGCCCCGGTCATGGCGATGACTTTGGCGTCGAGAAATTCACGCGTGAGTTCCAGCGTGACGTCCATGCCGTCCCGGGCTGGCATGAGAATATCGGTGATGATGAGATCAGCAGGTGCTTGGCGATACAAGGTGAGTCCTTCTTGCCCATTGGAGGCTTCGCGCACCTCGTGCCCGTCCTCCTCCAGGATTCGGCGCAGCAGATGGCGGACTGGATCTTCGTCGTCAACGATCAGAATCGTAGCCATGAATTCCTGGGGTGGATGTTACAGGAACACGGACTCAAAACCTAGGCTGCGTGGGCGGTAATCGATTCAGCTCCGAGATGTACTTCCTCGTCCCCGTAGTTGGGTTCACTGACCGCACATG is a genomic window of Nitrospiraceae bacterium containing:
- a CDS encoding response regulator is translated as MATILIVDDEDPVRHLLRRILEEDGHEVREASNGQEGLTLYRQAPADLIITDILMPARDGMDVTLELTREFLDAKVIAMTGATGDRNFLSIAKLFGAREILQKPFTVDEVRRLVRYTLNH